From a region of the Candidatus Pantoea bituminis genome:
- a CDS encoding RpoE-regulated lipoprotein produces the protein MKAVRSTLLIVAVMLSGCASSGSGANSSQQVSWWNPLSYHWSSALPWNWFGASLTATEQGVGSLNAATPMTESAIKEGLNGNYDLRQGMRGQNGEVVSFWQALDEGQVKLVIYGQSRVERVEVMDANIVSSDGSKIGDAFSDKYSKAFNNCALASGLDSRDVECRAPASQHLRYVYSGEGHGPEGLMPSDDTLKNWKLSKIIWQR, from the coding sequence ATGAAAGCTGTTCGTTCCACGCTACTGATTGTCGCCGTTATGCTGAGCGGCTGCGCCAGTTCCGGCTCCGGCGCTAACAGCAGCCAGCAGGTAAGTTGGTGGAATCCGCTGAGTTATCATTGGTCATCGGCGTTGCCGTGGAACTGGTTTGGCGCATCGCTAACCGCTACCGAACAAGGCGTCGGCAGCCTTAATGCCGCGACACCCATGACCGAAAGCGCCATTAAAGAGGGGCTGAACGGCAATTACGACTTGCGTCAGGGCATGCGCGGTCAGAATGGTGAGGTTGTCTCCTTTTGGCAGGCGCTGGATGAAGGCCAGGTTAAGCTGGTGATTTACGGCCAGAGTCGTGTTGAGCGCGTTGAAGTCATGGACGCCAATATCGTCAGCAGCGATGGCAGCAAAATCGGTGATGCTTTCAGCGATAAATACAGCAAAGCCTTCAACAACTGTGCGCTGGCTTCCGGTCTGGATAGTCGGGATGTTGAGTGTCGCGCACCGGCCAGCCAGCATTTACGCTATGTTTATAGCGGTGAAGGGCACGGTCCAGAAGGCTTGATGCCGTCAGACGACACGCTGAAAAACTGGAAGCTGAGCAAAATCATTTGGCAGCGCTGA